One stretch of Centroberyx gerrardi isolate f3 chromosome 13, fCenGer3.hap1.cur.20231027, whole genome shotgun sequence DNA includes these proteins:
- the scinlb gene encoding scinderin like b: MVSHKEFVGAGKQPGLQVWRIENLDLKPVPKALHGSFYTGDAYLLLFTTSAPSYMIHMWMGDECSQDESGAAAIFATQLDDFLGGGPVQFREVQNNESITFLGYFKSGIKYQKGGVASGFQHVVTNDMNVKRLLHIKGRRAIRATEVDLSWSNFNKGDCFIVDLGKDIYQWCGSECNRFERLKASQVAIDIRDNERNGRAKLQMVEDGAEPPELIEALGPKPSIAPGTPDDEKVDTSNRKKGALYMISDASGSMKSSVVAQSSPFKQAMLSAEECYILDNGVDRNVFVWKGPKANTSERKAAMSAAQQFIKEKGYSNKTQIQVLPAGGETTLFKQFFSDWKDKDQTMGPSKAYTIGRIAKVEQVPFDASTLHSNKAMAAQHGMVDDGKGKVQIWRVEDGAQVPVEPSAYGQFYGGDCYLILYSYRQGSREQHLIYTWQGLKCTQDELAASAFLTVRLDDSMGGSPVQVRVTQGQEPPHLMSLFQGKPMMIHSGGTSRKGGQTKAGGTRLFHIRQSSCHATRAVEVEPSASNLNTNDVFVLKAPDAMFVWRGVGASDEEMEAAKHVVGSLGGSASNVGEGKEPAGFWSALGGKKDYQTSKSLQNMIKPPRLFGCSNKTGRLIVEEVPGDFTQSDLATDDVMLLDTWDQLFLWIGNEANAEEKTGAPKIAKDYVDSDPSGRGGLPISTIKQGSEPPTFTGWFQAWDVKMWETDPMDRIRARF; this comes from the exons ATGGTTTCCCATAAGGAGTTTGTGGGTGCGGGGAAGCAGCCGGGCCTGCAGGTGTGGCGTATCGAGAACCTGGACCTGAAGCCGGTTCCCAAGGCCCTGCATGGCAGCTTCTACACCGGAGACGCCTACCTGCTGCTCTTCACCACGTCGGCCCCCTCCTACATGATACACATGTGGATGG GGGATGAGTGTTCTCAAGATGAGAGTGGGGCGGCGGCCATCTTTGCGACGCAGCTGGATGACTTCCTGGGCGGCGGGCCGGTGCAGTTCAGGGAGGTCCAGAACAACGAATCCATCACCTTTCTGGGCTACTTCAAATCAGGCATCAAGTACCAG AAAGGGGGCGTGGCCTCTGGTTTTCAACACGTAGTGACCAATGACATGAACGTGAAGCGCCTGCTGCACATCAAGGGCCGGCGGGCCATCCGGGCCACAGAGGTGGACCTGTCCTGGTCCAACTTCAACAAGGGAGACTGCTTTATTGTTGACCTGGGAAAG gACATCTACCAGTGGTGTGGCAGTGAGTGTAACCGCTTTGAGAGGCTGAAGGCCTCGCAGGTTGCCATCGACATCAGAGACAATGAGAGGAACGGCAGAGCCAAGCTGCAGATGGTGGAGGATGGGGCAGAGCCACCAGAACTCATAGAG GCTCTGGGGCCCAAACCCAGCATCGCCCCTGGCACTCCTGATGATGAGAAGGTGGACACCTCCAACAGGAAGAAGGGTGCCCTCTACATG ATCTCCGATGCATCCGGTTCGATGAAGTCGTCAGTCGTGGCCCAGTCCAGCCCTTTCAAACAGGCCATGCTGTCTGCTGAGGAGTGCTACATTCTGGACAACGGGGTGGACAGGAACGTCTTTGTATGGAAAG GTCCCAAGGCCAACACGTCAGAGCGTAAAGCCGCCATGTCCGCAGCTCAGCAGTTTATCAAAGAGAAAGGATATTCCAATAAGACGCAG ATCCAGGTGCTTCCTGCAGGGGGCGAGACCACTCTGTTTAAGCAATTCTTCAGCGACTGGAAGGACAAGGACCAGACGATGGGCCCCAGCAAGGCCTACACCATCGGCCGCATAGCCAAAGTGGAGCAGGTGCCCTTCGACGCCTCCACCCTCCACTCCAACAAGGCCATGGCCGCCCAGCATGGCATGGTGGACGACGGCAAGGGGAAGGTCCAG ATCTGGCGTGTTGAGGATGGTGCCCAGGTGCCTGTGGAGCCTTCCGCCTACGGCCAGTTCTACGGAGGAGACTGTTACCTCATCCTCTACAGCTACAGACAGGGAAGCCGGGAGCAACACCTCATATACACCTG GCAGGGGCTGAAGTGCACGCAGGATGAGCTGGCAGCTTCAGCCTTCCTGACAGTGAGGCTGGATGACTCAATGGGAGGATCCCCAGTTCAG GTGCGAGTGACGCAGGGCCAGGAGCCTCCCCACCTGATGAGCCTGTTCCAGGGCAAACCCATGATGATCCACAGCGGAGGGACGTCCCGCAAAGGTGGACAGACGAAGGCCGGTGGCACACGTCTCTTCCACATCCGGCAGAGTTCTTGCCACGCCACCCGGGCTGTGGAG GTGGAGCCCTCTGCCTCCAATCTGAACACCAACGACGTGTTTGTCCTCAAAGCCCCGGACGCCATGTTTGTGTGGCGGGGCGTGGGTGCCAGCGACGAGGAGATGGAGGCCGCCAAGCATGTGGTGGGCTCCCTGGGTGGCAGTGCCAGCAATGTGGGAGAGGGCAAGGAGCCAG ctGGGTTCTGGTCCGCCCTGGGTGGTAAGAAGGATTACCAGACCTCCAAGAGTCTGCAGAACATGATCAAGCCTCCACGACTCTTTGGCTGCTCCAACAAAACTGGAagactcatt GTGGAGGAAGTACCAGGGGACTTCACTCAGTCGGACCTGGCcactgatgatgtcatgctCCTGGATACCTGGGACCAG CTCTTCCTTTGGATTGGCAATGAGGCTAATGCAGAGGAAAAGACTGGAGCTCCCAAAATAG CGAAAGACTATGTGGATTCAGACCCGTCTGGTCGCGGAGGGCTGCCCATCTCCACCATCAAACAGGGGTCAGAGCCCCCAACATTCACTGGCTGGTTCCAGGCATGGGACGTCAAGATGTGGGAGACGGACCCAATGGACAGAATCCGCGCCAGATTCTGA